In one Bacteroidota bacterium genomic region, the following are encoded:
- a CDS encoding N-acetylornithine carbamoyltransferase: protein MPSLTSWLDAPPDAWTRCLDRALVHHEQRRWSQTAQGKALGLLFFASSLRTRTSMDLAAAHLGAHAVTLNPGQGVWGFEWRDHGPDGQPITMDRDAAEHIREAVGVLSRYVDALGVRVFATLSDHDADHADTLFHRIAEVATVPVVNLESARWHPCQELGDAATIRTHFARHGAERGTLPQGHRFVLAWAPHPKPLPRAVPNSALLMAARLGMHVTVARPDGFGLDADILDAARSTAETTGGSIAETDDLDAALAAEGGAHVVYAKAWHGDAVYEAPDDEAALRAQHADWMLTTDRMQRTDDGIFMHCLPVRRGVVVDGAVLDGPQARHLLQAEFRLHAQKAILEWIWGLNEPDQVA, encoded by the coding sequence ATGCCCTCGCTCACTTCCTGGCTCGACGCCCCGCCGGATGCCTGGACGCGTTGCCTCGACCGCGCACTCGTCCATCATGAGCAACGCCGCTGGTCGCAGACCGCGCAGGGCAAGGCGCTCGGGCTGCTGTTCTTCGCGTCGTCGCTGCGCACGCGCACCTCGATGGACCTCGCCGCGGCGCACCTGGGGGCGCACGCGGTCACGCTCAACCCCGGCCAGGGCGTCTGGGGCTTTGAGTGGCGGGACCACGGCCCCGACGGCCAGCCCATCACGATGGACCGCGACGCCGCCGAACACATCCGCGAGGCCGTCGGCGTGCTCAGCCGCTACGTGGACGCGCTCGGCGTGCGGGTCTTCGCCACGCTCTCGGACCACGACGCCGACCACGCCGACACGCTCTTTCACCGCATCGCCGAAGTCGCGACGGTGCCCGTCGTGAACCTGGAGTCGGCGCGCTGGCACCCGTGTCAGGAACTCGGCGACGCGGCGACCATCCGCACGCATTTCGCTAGACACGGCGCGGAGCGCGGGACGTTGCCACAGGGCCATCGCTTCGTGCTCGCGTGGGCGCCGCACCCGAAGCCGCTCCCGCGCGCCGTCCCGAACTCGGCGCTGCTCATGGCCGCGCGCCTTGGAATGCACGTCACCGTCGCTCGCCCCGACGGCTTCGGCCTCGACGCGGACATCCTCGACGCGGCTCGTTCGACCGCGGAGACGACTGGCGGCTCCATCGCCGAGACGGACGACCTCGACGCGGCGCTCGCAGCCGAGGGCGGCGCGCACGTCGTCTACGCCAAAGCGTGGCACGGCGACGCGGTCTACGAGGCCCCGGACGACGAGGCCGCTCTCCGCGCCCAGCATGCCGACTGGATGCTCACGACCGACCGCATGCAGCGCACCGACGACGGCATCTTCATGCACTGCCTGCCCGTCCGGCGCGGCGTAGTGGTGGACGGCGCGGTACTCGACGGCCCGCAGGCGCGGCACCTGCTGCAAGCCGAGTTCCGCCTGCACGCCCAGAAGGCCATCCTGGAATGGATCTGGGGGCTGAACGAGCCCGATCAAGTCGCCTAG
- a CDS encoding ECF-type sigma factor: MSDTVLKLDPFAAAYEAIRQVAHRQRRRVRDFDTYNTTALVHEAYLRLADYDLEDYSEYSRRALCARVMRTFIVDELRRRQADKRGGGQRPLRLLTGGTMPAAMRPERFLALDEALARMERNGDTRTHEAVEVVQLKYFVGHTFEEIADMKGCTFHRVRGLWEYAKRHLQAELDSAGLPDDL, from the coding sequence ATGAGCGACACCGTACTGAAATTAGACCCCTTCGCAGCCGCCTACGAAGCGATCCGTCAGGTCGCACACCGGCAGCGCCGGCGCGTCCGCGACTTCGACACCTACAACACCACGGCTCTCGTCCACGAAGCCTACTTGCGCCTTGCCGACTACGACCTGGAAGACTACTCTGAATACTCACGGCGCGCCCTGTGCGCCCGCGTCATGCGGACCTTCATCGTGGACGAACTGCGGCGGCGGCAGGCTGACAAGCGCGGCGGTGGGCAGCGACCGCTCCGCCTCCTGACAGGGGGCACCATGCCTGCTGCGATGCGCCCGGAGCGCTTCCTCGCCCTTGACGAAGCCCTAGCACGTATGGAGCGCAACGGCGACACGCGCACCCACGAGGCCGTCGAGGTGGTACAGCTGAAGTATTTCGTCGGGCACACGTTTGAGGAGATCGCCGACATGAAAGGCTGCACCTTTCACCGCGTTCGTGGCCTCTGGGAGTATGCCAAGCGGCACCTCCAGGCCGAGCTCGACAGCGCTGGGCTGCCTGACGATCTCTAG
- a CDS encoding serine/threonine-protein kinase translates to MHDLTLVDLYEAAASLDPEAREAFIRHLAEHRPDLTASLRVLFDAPVPTGDVLPPMPALHLDPIEPGTQLGSFVVAEQIGEGGMGQVYRAVQEPLGRDVALKVVALGTYATPAQLQRFRAERDLVGSFDHPHIAHVYGGGETPDGVPYFAMELVEGQPITDWCAARRLAERDRVALFCQVCEAVAFAHQRLVVHRDLKPSNILVREDGAGRPIVKLLDFGIAAVLADPEESTTAELGAMTPAYAAPEQARGEGITTATDVYALGVVLHELLTGHRPEVATERLDGDLGAIVTRALQDEPAHRYPSAQALADDLQRFLGRLPVQARPAKAGYRVGRFVARHRPAVSAAVLATLVLIAVVGVYTWQLQQERDNATAEAQRTQQVQDFMLMLLEGGEPTAQPSDTLRLSTVIEYGTTRAVELADQPDIQIELLETLSALLAHRGDYERADSLLSRALSAWETMPDADERDRGDLLMRQSRLRIDQQRWADAERLAQEGLAIMLAEAGREDTTVAKARAILGFALHRLERFDEAIEQSESAAALWEQAGNEIERGLALDRAVKAYTILGAYERADSLAHIVLSIDQRELGDYHPYVAADYVNLGNIRYQMEDGDAAEDYYRKALAIRLTHYEEDHPAILLNKTILVKALVLTGKLSEAESILNEVLVLQRARYPQPHTDVALTVSEMAHVARAREDHARAVQFFSEAADLYLATTGEESKNYLIAQANLGGALSSTGELGEAETTLRSVLGVLERVLPEGHDNTARAHIRLGSVLVKAGRGQEGKRHLAEGLRMLETNGVAPDSPWVERARRELEALEGGAETAI, encoded by the coding sequence ATGCACGACCTCACCCTCGTCGATCTCTATGAGGCCGCGGCGTCTCTCGACCCCGAGGCCCGGGAGGCGTTCATACGTCATCTTGCCGAGCATCGTCCAGACCTCACAGCGTCACTGCGCGTGCTCTTCGATGCCCCGGTGCCCACCGGCGACGTCCTTCCGCCCATGCCCGCGCTGCACCTCGACCCGATTGAGCCAGGCACACAGCTCGGGAGCTTCGTTGTCGCGGAGCAAATCGGCGAAGGTGGTATGGGACAGGTCTACCGCGCCGTCCAGGAGCCGCTCGGACGAGACGTAGCGCTGAAGGTCGTCGCGCTTGGCACCTACGCCACCCCTGCCCAACTCCAGCGCTTCCGTGCCGAGCGCGACCTCGTCGGTAGCTTCGACCACCCCCACATCGCCCACGTCTATGGCGGGGGCGAGACACCAGACGGCGTGCCCTACTTCGCCATGGAACTGGTGGAGGGGCAGCCCATCACCGACTGGTGTGCGGCTCGGCGCCTCGCCGAACGCGATCGGGTTGCCCTCTTCTGCCAGGTCTGCGAGGCCGTTGCCTTCGCTCACCAGCGCCTCGTCGTCCACCGTGACCTCAAGCCGTCCAACATCCTCGTCCGCGAAGACGGTGCGGGACGGCCCATCGTGAAGCTGCTCGACTTCGGGATCGCAGCCGTTCTCGCCGACCCGGAAGAGAGCACGACGGCAGAGCTAGGCGCGATGACACCGGCCTACGCCGCTCCTGAGCAAGCGCGTGGCGAGGGCATCACGACGGCCACCGACGTGTACGCGCTCGGCGTCGTCCTCCACGAGTTGCTGACGGGCCATCGTCCCGAGGTGGCTACAGAAAGGCTAGACGGGGACCTAGGCGCCATCGTGACGCGCGCTCTTCAGGACGAGCCTGCACACCGCTACCCCTCTGCGCAGGCCCTTGCCGACGACCTCCAGCGCTTCCTCGGTCGCCTCCCTGTCCAGGCGAGGCCCGCTAAGGCAGGCTACCGAGTCGGCCGCTTCGTCGCGCGGCATCGCCCCGCCGTCAGCGCCGCCGTGCTGGCGACCCTGGTCCTCATCGCAGTCGTGGGCGTGTACACGTGGCAACTGCAGCAGGAGCGCGACAACGCTACTGCTGAGGCACAGCGCACGCAGCAAGTACAAGACTTTATGCTCATGCTCCTAGAGGGCGGAGAACCAACGGCTCAGCCATCAGACACCCTCAGACTGAGCACAGTGATTGAGTATGGCACAACACGAGCAGTAGAACTCGCCGATCAACCTGATATCCAGATTGAATTGCTCGAAACGCTCAGTGCTCTCCTAGCACACAGAGGCGACTATGAACGCGCTGATTCGTTGCTCTCAAGGGCGCTAAGTGCCTGGGAGACTATGCCCGACGCTGACGAACGAGATCGCGGAGACTTACTAATGCGTCAAAGTCGTCTACGCATTGATCAGCAGCGCTGGGCGGATGCTGAGCGGCTAGCACAGGAAGGCCTAGCGATCATGCTGGCGGAGGCTGGACGCGAAGACACGACGGTGGCAAAAGCGAGAGCCATCCTAGGCTTTGCGCTTCATCGCCTCGAACGATTTGATGAAGCCATCGAGCAATCCGAAAGTGCTGCAGCGTTATGGGAGCAAGCAGGAAATGAAATTGAACGAGGACTCGCGCTAGACCGGGCCGTAAAGGCTTACACGATTCTTGGGGCGTACGAACGGGCGGATTCGCTAGCTCATATCGTTTTGTCTATCGATCAAAGAGAACTAGGGGACTACCACCCGTACGTCGCGGCTGACTACGTCAATCTGGGAAACATTCGATACCAGATGGAAGACGGAGATGCGGCCGAGGACTATTACAGGAAAGCTTTAGCAATACGTTTGACTCACTACGAAGAGGATCATCCGGCAATCCTGCTAAACAAAACAATTCTAGTAAAAGCCCTCGTTTTGACAGGGAAGCTTTCTGAGGCTGAATCGATCCTCAATGAGGTACTCGTACTCCAGCGTGCGAGGTATCCCCAGCCTCACACGGACGTAGCCCTGACTGTAAGCGAAATGGCGCACGTTGCACGGGCGAGAGAAGACCATGCCCGGGCGGTCCAATTTTTCTCGGAAGCAGCAGATCTCTATCTAGCGACTACTGGAGAGGAAAGCAAAAACTACTTGATCGCACAAGCAAACCTAGGCGGGGCTTTATCCTCAACTGGGGAGCTTGGTGAAGCTGAAACAACGCTGCGATCTGTGCTCGGTGTTCTCGAACGAGTTTTACCAGAGGGGCACGATAACACGGCTAGAGCACATATCCGACTTGGAAGCGTGCTCGTCAAAGCAGGTAGGGGCCAGGAAGGAAAACGCCACCTCGCTGAAGGTCTTCGTATGCTGGAGACGAACGGAGTTGCACCAGATTCTCCATGGGTAGAGCGGGCACGCAGAGAACTTGAGGCACTGGAAGGTGGCGCTGAGACCGCAATATGA